In Silene latifolia isolate original U9 population chromosome X, ASM4854445v1, whole genome shotgun sequence, the following proteins share a genomic window:
- the LOC141622491 gene encoding transcriptional activator HAP2-like, translating to MATEADSKARAESSVSFGHPWWRGMSDTSVAVAPAPMQESFSLHLNGLQDSGAMFFKNMHSSLPPHSDRDTAQEQQALKQVPSLMQEHIGTSSSSEMAPIGNSIVLTSHPFQDPTYGGFMTCSQQVNPELYGMHQNRMALPLAMEEEPVYVNAKQYHGIMRRRQIRAKAELEKKVVKNRKPYLHESRHKHALRRARGAGGRFLNTKELNENKDNSEEEVNANSKCDGHPSDSTLSSQYSGTVWWKEQGSKGLMISERHKEELQSNGGRDVHGRPSTYNSQSSGSNDGRGRGGMKMNGFVSVK from the exons ATGGCAACTGAGGCTGACTCGAAAGCTAGAGCCGAGTCATCTGTATCATTTGGACACCCATGGTGGCGTGGGATGAGCGACACTTCTGTCGCAGTCGCGCCTGCTCCGATGCAGGAATCTTTCTCCCTGCACCTTAATGGGTTGCAGGATTCCGGAGCTATGTTTTTTAAGAATATGCACTCTTCATTGCCTCCTCATTCCG ATAGGGATACTGCACAAGAGCAACAGGCTCTCAAACAAGTGCCGTCTTTGATGCAGGAACATATTGGCACGTCGTCTAGTTCTGAAATGGCACCTATTGGTAACTCAATT GTTTTGACGTCACATCCGTTTCAGGATCCAACTTATGGTGGATTTATGACTTGTTCACAGCAG GTAAATCCAGAGCTGTATGGGATGCACCAGAATAGAATGGCACTGCCTCTTGCAATGGAAGAAGAACCTGTTTATGTGAATGCCAAACAATACCATGGAATTATGAGACGCAGACAGATACGCGCTAAGGCTGAGTTGGAGAAGAAAGTCGTTAAAAATAGGAAG CCATATCTTCACGAGTCTCGCCATAAACATGCTTTGCGGAGAGCAAGAGGTGCTGGAGGCCGCTTTCTGAATACAAAGGAACTCAATGAAAATAAGGACAATTCTGAAGAAGAGGTCAACGCGAATTCcaaatgtgacggacatccatCCGATTCCACTTTATCCTCACAGTACAGTGGAACTGTTTGGTGGAAGGAGCAAGGGTCAAAGGGTCTGATGATTTCAGAACGGCACAAAGAAGAGTTACAGTCCAATGGTGGCAGAGATGTACACGGCCGTCCATCGACTTACAATTCTCAGTCGAGTGGCTCTAACGATGGTCGGGGTCGGGGAGGAATGAAGATGAACGGGTTCGTTTCAGTCAAGTAA
- the LOC141622490 gene encoding carotenoid 9,10(9',10')-cleavage dioxygenase 1-like, which yields MGEVAVVDESVTNNHGKIVEINPKPSNGFTSKAIDWFEKMAVKLFYGNASGSRFWLSGNFAPVEHETPPALHLPVQGFLPECMNGEFVRVGPNPKFAPVAGYHWFDGDGMIHGLRIKDGKASYVSRYVRTSKLKQEEFFGGAKFMKIGDLKGFWGLFTVNMQMLRAKLKVLDMSYGHGTANTALIYHDGKLLALSEGDKPYAVRVLEDGDLQTLGLLDYDKRLSHTFTAHPKVDPLTGEMFTFGYSHSPPYVTYRVISKDGFMHDPVPITIPAAVMMHDFAITENYAIFMDLPLYFKPKEMVKEKTLIFSFDSTKKARFGILPRYAKNESLIRWFELPNCFIFHNANAWEDGDEVVLITCRVENPDLDMVGTAQERVDNFCNELYEMRFNMQTGLASQRKLSGSAVDFPRVNETYTGRRQRYVYGTILDSIAKVKGIAKFDLHAEADSSQSEIQVGGCVQGIFDLGPGRYGSEAIFVPREQGTASEEDDGYLIFFVHDENTGKSSVNVIDAKTMSADPVAVVELPSRVPYGFHAFFVTEEQLKEQVAL from the exons ATGGGGGAAGTAGCAGTAGTAGATGAATCAGTAACAAACAACCATGGTAAAATCGTGGAAATTAATCCAAAACCAAGTAATGGGTTTACTTCTAAAGCTATTGATTGGTTTGAAAAAATGGCTGTTAAGTTATTCTATGGTAATGCTAGTGGGTCCCGCTTTTGGTTATCTGGGAATTTTGCACCTGTTGAACATGAAACTCCTCCTGCTCTGCATTTACCTGTTCAAGGATTTCTTCCT GAATGCATGAATGGCGAGTTTGTTCGCGTAGGACCCAATCCTAAGTTTGCTCCTGTTGCTGGATATCACTG GTTTGATGGAGACGG AATGATACATGGTCTGCGCATTAAAGATGGTAAAGCATCTTATGTCTCGCGTTATGTAAGGACTTCTAAGCTGAAGCAAGAAGAGTTCTTTGGAGGAGCTAAATTTATGAAG ATTGGAGATCTCaaagggttttggggtttatttACAGTTAATATGCAAATGCTGAGAGCTAAACTCAAAGTATTGGATATGTCTTACGGACATGGGACAG CTAATACTGCTCTTATATATCACGACGGGAAACTTCTCGCGCTTTCAGAGGGAGATAAACCTT ATGCTGTTCGGGTTTTAGAAGATGGTGATCTTCAAACCTTGGGATTGTTGGACTATGACAAGAGATTGTCCCACACTTTCACAGCGCATCCTAAAGTTGATCCTTTAACAG GTGAAATGTTTACTTTTGGCTACTCCCACAGTCCACCATACGTCACATACAGAGTCATATCAAAAGACGGATTCATGCACGACCCTGTACCAATAACCATACCTGCTGCGGTCATGATGCATGATTTTGCCATCACTGAGAACTATGCTATCTTCATGGACCTCCCTTTATACTTCAAACCTAAG GAAATGGTGAAGGAAAAGACATTAATATTTTCTTTTGACTCGACAAAAAAGGCTCGCTTTGGCATACTACCACGATATGCGAAGAATGAAAGTTTGATCAGATGGTTTGAGCTTCCAAACTGCTTCATATTCCACAATG CCAATGCATGGGAAGATGGAGATGAGGTTGTTCTGATCACTTGCCGCGTCGAGAATCCTGATCTAGATATGGTTGGAACTGCCCAAGAAAgagttgataatttttgtaatgagCT GTACGAAATGAGATTCAACATGCAAACTGGCCTTGCTTCACAAAGAAAACTATCAGGATCTGCTGTGGACTTCCCTAGAGTTAATGAAACTTACACTGGCAG GCGTCAGAGGTATGTGTATGGCACCATTTTGGACAGCATTGCAAAAGTTAAGGGGATAGCCAAATTTGACCTGCACGCTGAAGCAGACAGCAGCCAAAGCGAGATTCAAGTAGGAGGATGTGTGCAAGGTATCTTTGACCTCGGTCCTGGAAGATACGGATCAGAGGCTATCTTTGTTCCTCGTGAACAGGGAACAGCCAGTGAAGAGGATGATGGATATCTAATCTTCTTCGTACATGATGAAAACACTGG AAAATCATCTGTCAATGTAATTGATGCAAAAACAATGTCTGCTGATCCTGTCGCGGTTGTGGAATTACCCAGTAGAGTTCCGTATGGATTTCATGCGTTCTTTGTTACAGAG GAACAATTAAAGGAGCAGGTTGCACTATAA
- the LOC141623334 gene encoding photosystem II 5 kDa protein, chloroplastic-like, translating into MASVIMAALFIGGTTVSSSPVIPPRRLVITNSMKTSCQNQGEKSSNGRREVLFAAITATVCSVSAGIALADDKKPPKRGSPEAKKAYGPVCVANPTARICNN; encoded by the coding sequence ATGGCATCAGTCATAATGGCAGCTTTGTTTATCGGTGGCACGACCGTGTCCTCCTCCCCGGTCATTCCTCCAAGGAGGCTGGTCATCACAAACAGCATGAAGACCAGTTGCCAAAACCAGGGAGAAAAGAGCAGCAATGGGAGAAGGGAAGTTTTGTTCGCGGCCATCACCGCTACTGTCTGTTCCGTTTCTGCAGGGATAGCGCTAGCCGATGATAAGAAACCACCAAAACGCGGTTCACCTGAAGCAAAGAAAGCTTATGGCCCTGTTTGTGTTGCCAATCCTACTGCTAGGATTTGCAACaactaa
- the LOC141622492 gene encoding protein TEEBE has product MAAIPFFTLLSFLSLTVLLTVSAAAELPKHRGGLIPNGNFEIPPKQLKKTKILGNSLPNWEIKGLVEYIHGGPQPDGMFFPVAHGVHAVRLGNEASISQTVPVKQGAFYALTFGATRTCAQDEVLRVSVPPFQSDLPIQTLYSSDGGDTYGWGFKATSATAKISFHNPGLQEDPACGPLIDAVALKELLPTYPSPGNLVRNNGFEEGPYRFLNISHGILLPPRQEDITSPLPGWIIESNKAVKFLDKKHFNVPYGRSAVELVAGRESAIAQIVRTVPDRMYNLTFTIGDAKNGCKGSMMVEAFAGKDTLKAPFESQGLGRFTTVSMKFKAISSETRITFYSSYYHSKSDEYGILCGPILDEVKVFPTY; this is encoded by the exons ATGGCAGCAATACCCTTCTTCACACTACTCAGCTTCCTCAGTTTAACTGTTTTACTTACTGTTTCTGCTGCTGCTGAACTTCCTAAACATAGGGGAG GGCTAATCCCAAATGGGAACTTTGAAATCCCTCCGAAGCaattgaagaagacgaaaatccTAGGGAACTCTCTGCCAAACTGGGAAATCAAAGGGCTTGTTGAATACATCCATGGCGGACCCCAACCAGACGGAATGTTCTTTCCTGTGGCCCATGGAGTGCATGCTGTCAGACTTGGCAACGAGGCATCCATCTCTCAGACCGTGCCTGTGAAACAAGGGGCGTTTTATGCACTGACTTTCGGGGCCACAAGGACCTGTGCTCAAGATGAGGTGTTGAGGGTCAGTGTCCCTCCTTTCCAGAGCGACTTGCCCATTCAGACGCTGTATAGTAGCGATGGTGGAGATACTTATGGCTGGGGTTTCAAGGCCACTTCTGCAACTGCTAAGATCAGTTTCCACAACCCTGGCTTGCAAGAGGATCCTGCTTGCGGCCCTCTTATTGATGCTGTCGCTCTCAAGGAGTTATTGCCTACTTATCCTTCACCAG GTAACCTAGTGAGGAATAATGGGTTTGAGGAGGGGCCTTACCGGTTTCTCAACATCTCTCACGGAATCCTGCTCCCTCCAAGACAGGAAGACATTACCTCGCCGCTACCAGGATGGATTATCGAATCCAACAAGGCCGTCAAGTTCTTAGACAAGAAGCACTTCAATGTGCCGTATGGTCGTTCAGCCGTTGAGCTTGTAGCAGGGAGAGAGAGCGCCATTGCTCAGATTGTACGTACTGTCCCCGACAGGATGTACAACCTCACTTTCACTATAGGAGACGCAAAGAACGGATGCAAGGGGTCTATGATGGTGGAAGCCTTTGCCGGCAAAGACACCCTCAAAGCTCCCTTCGAGTCTCAGGGATTAGGCAGGTTCACCACGGTCAGCATGAAATTCAAGGCCATCTCTAGTGAAACTAGGATCACTTTCTATAGCTCCTACTATCATAGCAAGAGTGATGAATATGGAATCCTTTGCGGCCCGATTCTTGATGAAGTCAAGGTCTTCCCTACTTATTAG
- the LOC141622494 gene encoding cytochrome b5 domain-containing protein RLF-like, with protein MEDDKDNDFTFCQVSAPVDDSKGNEQTVVPDIANISIKEESSSSHSEKQNGVWNNGLSGSKTVVKEEKVGSLSFNVISAEPQNQSTEAPRQAPVDGPASSVKKKPVVRAKVPFEKGYSQMDWLKLTRTHPDLAGLKGQSNRRLIPKSEVKQHQTEGSMWTIFKGHVYNIYPYMKFHPGGEDMLMKAVGKDCTSLFNKYHAWVNAEFLLEKCLVGVLDESSEKK; from the exons ATGGAAGACGATAAAGACAACGACTTTACGTTCTGCCAG GTTAGTGCTCCGGTTGACGACAGTAAGGGTAATGAACAAACTGTTGTTCCAGACATTGCTAACATCTCTATAAAAGAGGAATCCTCTAGTAGCCACAGTGAGAAGCAAAATGGTGTATGGAATAACGGTCTCTCCGGTAGCAAGACTGTGGTGAAGGAGGAGAAGGTTGGATCTTTATCGTTCAATGTAATCAGTGCGGAGCCCCAAAATCAATCAACTGAAGCACCAAGACAAGCACCCGTGGATGGTCCTGCAAGTTCAGTGAAGAAGAAACCTGTTGTTCGAGCTAAGGTTCCTTTTGAGAAGGGTTATAGCCAAATGGATTGGCTCAAGCTTACTCGCACACATCCTGACCTTGCAG GCCTGAAAGGTCAATCAAACCGGAGGCTTATACCAAAGAGTGAAGTAAAACAACATCAAACTGAAGGCTCGATGTGGACAATTTTTAAAGGACATGTGTATAACATTTATCCATATATGAAATTCCATCCGGGAG GTGAAGATATGCTAATGAAAGCTGTGGGAAAAGACTGCACATCCTTATTCA ATAAATACCATGCTTGGGTGAATGCAGAATTCTTACTGGAGAAATGCCTGGTGGGTGTCTTGGACGAGAGCAGCGaaaagaaatga